A stretch of DNA from Meiothermus cerbereus DSM 11376:
GGGGGCAGTAGGCCGTGCCCACCCGCGCAAACAGGAGGCGCAAGTAGTCGTGCACCTCGGTGACCGTGCCCACCGTGGAGCGGGGGTTGTGCGAGGTAGTTTTCTGATCTATGGAGATGGCCGGCGAAAGCCCCTCGATGCTCTCCACATCGGGCTTTTCCATCACCCCCAAAAACTGCCGCGCATACGAAGACAAGGACTCCACATACCGCCGCTGCCCCTCGGCGTAAATGGTGTCGAAGGCCAGGGTGCTCTTGCCCGAGCCCGAGACCCCCGTAATGACGATGAACTGCCCGCGGGGCAGTTCAACGGTAATGTTCTTCAGGTTGTGCTCTTTGGCACCACGGACGATAATCTTGTCCATCCGCGGAGTATAACACCTGCGCTGGGGTTATGTAAATAACATACGCTACACCGCATAAATGGTGTATGATACGAAGTTTGGCCCCAAACCAAGAGAGCCCACCGGGCTTTATCGCACCACCAGGTCGGCCACCCAGACGATCTCGCAGGCCCCGTTGCCGGTGTCGTAGCGCACGGTGGAGGTGTTCCAGTAAAAGCCGTTGGGGCCGCTCACATTGACCAGAAAACCCTTGATGCGAACGATGTGGCCGGGCTTGAGGCGCTTCAGGCGTAGCTCAATGTTGGGGTTGCCTGGAATCAGGTGCATGTTAGCGCTGCTGAGAATCATCTCTTCCAGCGGGATGGGTGGCTCACGTAACCAGGTGTAAAAGTAGAAGCGATCCGACTGCCAGATGCGCAGCTTGCTGATCACCACAGTATCGGACATCCGCCCCCAGCCTAAAGCCAGGTCTACCGGCGAGATGGCTGAGGCAGCATCGTAACGGTAGAGACGCTTGGAAAGCACACGGGCCTCGAGCTCAAAATAGGCCACCGGCCTGAACCGAAAACCCGGCTTTTCCAGGCGCACCTCGCTTTCGGGGGTTAGCTGGGCCTGAAAAGGGGCATGGGGGGCCAGCACCCCCGGTGGGCGTGCTATGGGGCGGGCCTGCACCTCCCGGATGAACCAGAAGGTTCCGCCAACCAAGATCAGGAGCAACCAAACCAGCCGCACCTTTGCAGTGTAGCCAGGATGGAGCGGCAAGCTTGGTCAAAGGCCCGCTGCGAAGCCAATCACGACCCCCCACAAGCTATGGAGTCTCCCAAAGTTCGATGATTGTACCTCTGCGTTTAGTGCCCCAGGCGCAGGGAGCGCCATGAAAAGGTCGCTGTACACAAAATTTTTGGACTGTCGGCAGTGCCAGGGGTCAGATTTCGTCCTTGGCCAGGTCGTTGAAGCGCACGTGCTGGGCGTGGAATTGCAGCTCTACCGTGCCGGTGGGGCCGTTGCGCTGTTTGCCCACAATTATTTCTGCGATGCCCGCCTTCTCGGAGTGGGGGTTGTAGTAGTCATCGCGGTAGATAAACATCACCAGGTCGGCATCTTGCTCAATTGATCCCGATTCCCTCAGGTCGGAGAGCATGGGTCGCTTGTTGGGGCGCGACTCCACCGCCCGCGAAAGCTGCGAAAGCGCGATTACCGGGACATTCAGCTCGCGGGCCAGGCCCTTGAGGCCACGGGAAATCTGGGCGATCTCCTGCTGGCGGTTCTCGCCGCCGTTTTTGCTTCCTCCGGGGCCAGACATCAACTGCAAGTAGTCAATCACAATCAGGCTTAGCTTATGCTGGGTGTGCAGGCGACGGGCACGAGCCCTGAGTTCCATCAAGGTCATGTCGGAGGTGTCGTCAATCAGGATGGCGGCCTCGGAGATGCGGCCCGCCACATCTACTAAGCGGGAAAAGTCGCGGTCGGTGAGCTGTCCCTGGCGCAGCCGGTTCATGTCAATGCGGGCCTCGGAACAGAGCATCCGGGTAACCAGCTGCACCGCTGGCATCTCCAGCGAGAAGATGGCCACCCCGGCCCCCTCGCCCCGCAAGGCCACGTTTTGCGCGATGGTAAGAGCAAAGCTGGTCTTACCCATACTGGGTCGGGCGGCAATGATGTTGAGTGAGCCGCTGGTAAGACCGCCAATCATAGCATCGAGCTCGCGGAAGCCAGTCCTGACCCCATCAACCTGGCCCTTGTTCTCGTAGAGCAGCTGGATGTGCTCGAAGGTTTCATGAACAAGCTCCTTCATGCTCTGGAACTCAGACCTGGCCCCCTGGGTAGAGACCTCGAGCACCTTGCGCCCAGCCGTGTCGAGGATGTCCTCGAGGCTCCCTTCTTCGTCATAGGCCATCTTCATGGCCTCACCCGCAGCAGCTATCAGCTTGCGCAAGGTCCACTTCTCGGCCACAATGCGCCCGTAGTAGTCGGCATAAGCGGCCGTAGGGGTGTGTTCCGAAAGGCCCACCAGGTACGAAAGCCCCCCCACGTTCTCGAGTTCGCCGTTCTGGCGCAACTCCTCCGAGAGCGTTACCAGATCCACCGGGTCGCGCCGGGCCCGCAGCGCCACCATGGCTTCCCAAATTTTGCGATGGGCTTCTTTGTAAAAGGCATCGGCGGCCAGCAAGCCCTCGAGCCGATCCAAAACCTCGCTGTCCAGCAGCACCGAGCCCAGCACGCTGGCCTCGGCATCCAAGTTGTGGGGCGGAACACGGCCCTCGAGCGGTGTGGTTGCCATTGCAATTCTCCTAAAGCAAAACCCTATTCAGCGAGTTTCTACTCTATTCAATTCGCAGAGGTTTGGCAAAGGCTCCTTAACTAGGCCGATTACAAGGGCTTGGCTCCCCTGGAGTTCCTGGCTAAACTACAGGCGGAGTCGGTTCCCCAAGAGTCTCAGATGGGTTGACCGATTACACTTGCCAAGTCGGTCAAGCTCTGTTATATTCTTACCTGCTACCGGCGCATCGGTCCGCGATAGCTCAGCTGGTAGAGCGCTCGACTGTTAATCGAGTGGTCGCAGGTTCGAGCCCTGCTCGCGGAGCCAGAAAACCCAGGGAAACCTGGGTTTTTTTATTTTCGCACACACTCGGCCTCCCGCAGGCACAACCTCCCCCCGCCCAAACAGCAAAAGAGGGGGCATGGCCCCCTCTCGTTCAAGCCTCAGCGCCTATCGGCGCAACTCAAAGTAGGTCTCGGCCAGGGGAATGCCCGCGTAGGAGACCGTGGTCTTGTACTGGCCGGTGCCCCAGCTGGAGCCGGTCTTGAGGTTGAAGATGTAGTGCCCACTGTCGGGGTCGTAGCGCCAGGCCGTGGAACCGGCGCTGAAGTCATCCGAGGTGGTTTGTTCGTAGGTTTCGGTGGCAGCGCCCGTGTTGACGAGCTTCAGCCGCAGGCCAGCAGCCAGGTCGGTGGCGGGGGTGCCATCCGCGTAGCGGGGCGGATAGAACTTGTGGGGGATGGTGGAGCCGCGCTTGTGGGCGCTGTAAGGCGCGACCTCCCGCAGCGGCGGCAGGAACCCTACCCCACTGGTATTCAGGCCCACAAACACGTTAAACGAGACCGGCGCGCTGGTGTTGGGGCTGGGATAGGCCGAGGAGTCGGTGGCCGTGCAGCTTACGGTGGTCAGGCTTCCAATGGCTAGCGTGCTGCCGTCGGCCGGAGTGCACTGGATGCTTACCAGAGGCGAGACATTGTTCACGTCGGTGGCCGTAATGCCCAGCCCCGCAATGTCCAGCACCGCGCCGTGGATGTTGGCCGCAATCAGGTTGACCTGGCCGGTGGGCACCCCCGAGAACACCGGAGGGGTGGTGTCTTGTACATTCACCTTAAAGCTGCCGCTGGCCGAAAGCCCACTCGAGTCGGTTACGGAGCAGTTCACCGTGGTCTGGCCCAGCGGGAAGGTGCTGCCGCTGGCAGGGGTACAACTCACCACGCTGCTCAGGTCGCCATCCTGCTGGTCGGTGGCGGTAACGACATAGTTCACTACGGCCCCTGCACTGCTGGTGGCTTCGGCGGTGATGTCGGCGGGTAAGGTTAGCGATGGCGGGGTGTTGGGTGCGGCGCAGGCGCTGAAGGCCACGTGGATGGTGACATTACCACCCGAAGTATTCAAGGCCGCCGGCGCGCTGGTACTCACGTTGAAGGGCACAATGGTGAAACTGCTGGTTCCTGTACCGCCACCGCTGGTATTCCTCAGGGTAACCGTAACGGCCCTGGTAGTGGGCGAATCGGTCGCCGCTCGAGCGGGCACGTGGACGGTAACCGGAGCCGAGCCCGCCCAGGCCGTTCCGTTATATGTCCAGACCGTATTAACCTGGAAGCTCGCAGGGTTTGCCTGCCTCCCGGTAATCGTGTACGTGATGGTTACGGTCTCGTCGGGGAAGGTGGTGCAGTTCTGGCCGTTGAGGCTCACCGGCGTGGTGCTGGAGCCACCCAGGCTGGCGCTTGCCGCGAGGTCGGACAGGGGGCGCACCCCTGGGGCCCGTAGGGCAGGGGCCGGGGCGGGAATCCCTTCGGTAACAACGAGTTCGGTGGGGCCGGCCTCGAGGGCGGGTTGGCTATTGCAGGCGACCAAAATACCCACTGCGCCTACAAGGAGACCAAGGCGCTGGACTACCAACTTCCAATCCATACTATCCTCCTGAGGTATGTCCTCATTGGCATAAAAACACAGCGTGGTAAACCCGAGATTAACACGTTACTCACGTTACGCTTAAGATACGCACATCTGTTGCTGAGCAAAGGTTCGAAAATTTGCTCAAAACTCAAAACTATTAGTTATTTAGAATGTATTCAGTGTAACGCTACATCGTTAAGCCAAGACCGCTCTTTTGTAACAGAACAAGCGAAAAGTGCGCCTATGTAGCACTTCACTTGAAAGCCCCTTTGTGGGGGCATCTACTCAGCTACCGTGTAATTCTGGAGCAGTGCTCTACTGGTCACAAACGCCCAGCCTCGATGATGCTCGCCAAAAACTGCTGGGTGCGTTCGTGCTGGGGGTGGGTAAAAATCTGCTCGGGGGGGCCTTCCTCGTGCACCACCCCCCCGTACATGAAGCAGACCTTGCTGGCTACCTCCCTGGCAAAGCCCATCTCGTGGGTGGCCAGAATCATGGTCATGCCCTCTTTGGCCAGCTCGCGCAAGAGGTTCAGCACCTCCGAGACCAGCTCGGGGTCGAGGGCCGAGGTGATCTCGTCCAGCAGTAAAAGCATGGGTTCCATGGCCAGGGCCCGCACAATGGCAACGCGCTGCTGCTGTCCCCCGGAAAGCTGGTCGGGGTAGGCCTGGGCCTTGTGCTCGAGGCCAATCCGCTTCAACAGGGCCAGGGCTTTGGCCTGGGCTTCGGCCTCGGGCATCCGCAGCACCTGGGTGGGGGCCAGGGTGATGTTCTGCAGCACGGTCATGTGGGGGAACAGGT
This window harbors:
- a CDS encoding amino acid ABC transporter ATP-binding protein — its product is MSFLEIRNVHKRFGSNEVLRGINLSVEEHQVVCLIGPSGCGKSTLLRCINGLEEIQEGEIRLHGDRITGPGVDLNALRRDVGIVFQSFNLFPHMTVLQNITLAPTQVLRMPEAEAQAKALALLKRIGLEHKAQAYPDQLSGGQQQRVAIVRALAMEPMLLLLDEITSALDPELVSEVLNLLRELAKEGMTMILATHEMGFAREVASKVCFMYGGVVHEEGPPEQIFTHPQHERTQQFLASIIEAGRL
- a CDS encoding HYR domain-containing protein, with product MDWKLVVQRLGLLVGAVGILVACNSQPALEAGPTELVVTEGIPAPAPALRAPGVRPLSDLAASASLGGSSTTPVSLNGQNCTTFPDETVTITYTITGRQANPASFQVNTVWTYNGTAWAGSAPVTVHVPARAATDSPTTRAVTVTLRNTSGGGTGTSSFTIVPFNVSTSAPAALNTSGGNVTIHVAFSACAAPNTPPSLTLPADITAEATSSAGAVVNYVVTATDQQDGDLSSVVSCTPASGSTFPLGQTTVNCSVTDSSGLSASGSFKVNVQDTTPPVFSGVPTGQVNLIAANIHGAVLDIAGLGITATDVNNVSPLVSIQCTPADGSTLAIGSLTTVSCTATDSSAYPSPNTSAPVSFNVFVGLNTSGVGFLPPLREVAPYSAHKRGSTIPHKFYPPRYADGTPATDLAAGLRLKLVNTGAATETYEQTTSDDFSAGSTAWRYDPDSGHYIFNLKTGSSWGTGQYKTTVSYAGIPLAETYFELRR
- the dnaB gene encoding replicative DNA helicase, whose protein sequence is MATTPLEGRVPPHNLDAEASVLGSVLLDSEVLDRLEGLLAADAFYKEAHRKIWEAMVALRARRDPVDLVTLSEELRQNGELENVGGLSYLVGLSEHTPTAAYADYYGRIVAEKWTLRKLIAAAGEAMKMAYDEEGSLEDILDTAGRKVLEVSTQGARSEFQSMKELVHETFEHIQLLYENKGQVDGVRTGFRELDAMIGGLTSGSLNIIAARPSMGKTSFALTIAQNVALRGEGAGVAIFSLEMPAVQLVTRMLCSEARIDMNRLRQGQLTDRDFSRLVDVAGRISEAAILIDDTSDMTLMELRARARRLHTQHKLSLIVIDYLQLMSGPGGSKNGGENRQQEIAQISRGLKGLARELNVPVIALSQLSRAVESRPNKRPMLSDLRESGSIEQDADLVMFIYRDDYYNPHSEKAGIAEIIVGKQRNGPTGTVELQFHAQHVRFNDLAKDEI